Part of the Candidatus Brocadia sinica JPN1 genome, CTCTTTTGGATGAAGGAATTTTCCGTAAAACACGCCATCTATTTGGGGGTGTTTCATTCCGTCTCCGCCTTTTGTACTGCGGGTTTTAGTTTGTTTTCCGACAACCTCTGTGCATATCGTGACAGCGTTATTGTAAACATCACAATAGGTGTCCTTTGCATTGGAGGTAGTATCGGGTTTATTGTAATTTATGATATCTATTATGCGATCTTTGGGAAACCAAAGGAAGATGAGCCACCAAAGAGACTTTTGGTCCATACCAAACTTGTGTTGGTCATGCTTCCGACTCTCCTGATTACCGGGGTATTCTTAATATTCGTTTCAGAATGGTCTACGCCATTCCCATCATTTAAAGACAGATTTTTAGTCTCGATATTTCACACAATATCAGCTTCAACCACAACCGGTTTTAATACCGTAGCTACGGGAACGATGAAAACCATGGGGTTAACCACGATGATTCTGTTGATGTATATCGGCGCTTCTCCCGGTGGCACTGGTGGTGGAGTGAAGACAACTACCTTTGGATTATTGATTTCATCGATTATCTCTGTCGTGTCCATGCATGACGAATTGATAATGTTTGGCAGGCATATATCCAGCAAAACAAAGGACAGGTCGTTTGTCATCTGCGCCATTGCCGTTTTACTGATCATACTGGATGTTTTAATCCTGTCTGTAACAGAAAATGCGTCTTTTATGGAAATAGTATTTGAAGCCGTATCCGCATTTGGAACGGTAGGACTTTCAACGGGCATCACGCCTTCATTGAGTATAACGGGTAAGATGGTTCTTTCTGCCACCATGTTAATTGGGAGGGTGGGTCCACTTGCCTTAGGGTATTCCATCAGGGGCAAGCGCAGGCCGGTTCCGATTAAATATCCGGAAGGTGTAATGTTGGTTGGATAATAAAAAATATCAGCCTTTTTATTTTGCTTAGTTTAGGCTATTGTGTTATTTTTAGAAACAGAAACTTTTTGTAGTATCTTCAAAAGATAATTTTGACATTTTTAGCAAAAAATATGAATAAAATTAACCCTGACAGGGTTGACTCACGAATTTCATGCTTCGGATTTTTATCTTTTTCAACTCGTTCGGGTTGGGTACTACTCCTGAGGACTTGAGGTATGAGACAGTTTGCTGTAATTGGATTGGGAAGATTTGGCCGCAAGATAGCTGAGACATTAGCGAAAAAAGGCGCTCCTGTCATTGCGATTGACAGCAATCAGGAATTGGTGGAAAAAGTAAGCGATTTTGTCACAAAGTCCATTCAGATGGACAGCACTGATGAGAAGGCGCTGTTGGCTGGAGGTATCAAAGATGTAGATGTGGCAGTGGTAAGCATGGGTGAGGATATTGAGTCGAGTGTCCTTACAACGGCGCTTCTGAAAAATCTGGATATTAAAGAAATTGTTGCAAGGGCATGCACGCCGCTCCACGCACAAATATTAAAGATGGTGGGCGCTACCCGCGTCGTATTTCCTGAAGAAGATATGGGCATTCGGGTAGCCAACAGCATCCTTTCGCCTGGCGTCCTGGAATATATTGAATTGGGCGCCGATTATACCCTTGCAGAGATTGAGGCAAAGAGCGAAAGTATCGGGCATTCAATCAGTGAGCTGGACTTGAGGACAAAATACGGGATCAATGTCCTGATTGTTAAAAGAAAGATTTATGAAGCGGGAGAAAACAGAGAAGAACCAATAGAAAAAGAAGTTAAGGTTTTGCCTACCTCCGATTATAAGATTCAGGAAGGGGACATCCTTGTCGTTGTCGGTAGCAGTGAGGACATCGAATCTTTTGAGAAACACATGAAGTAGCCTGGCTCTTTTGTAAAAAGTCGGGCGACTTTATTGCACAGGTAAAAATAAAAAATCAAAATTCAGATTTTCATTTTCATTAAGCGGATTTCCGGGTAATATGAAAAACGAAATCCCCCTTAAACCAGGGGGACTCAGGGGGATTGTAAAATACCCTGATAAAAAGAAGACCATGAGAAAAACACAACCATTCTATCCCCTTTGGCAGGGGGACTAACGAGAATGCGAAAGAGAGAATATTTTACTACATGCGGAGCATCGCTTTAACAAATCAAAAGGGGGGAGTGGCAAAGACAACGACCACTGTTAATCTCGGCGCCTGCCTTGCGCAGATGGGCAAAAGGGTGCTTTTAGTTGATCTGGATCCCCAGGGAAATCTCAGTTCATGGTTAGGACTTGATATCCACAGCCTCGAACGGTCTATGTACAATGTGTTTTTGGAAGAGGTCTATTTTGAAGAAATTCTGACGAAGACATGCGTTGAAAATATGACCCTGGCGCCCGCCAATGTGGCGCTGGCAGGTGTTGAACGGATTCTTGCCCATGAAAAAGGCAGAGACCTCATTCTGCGGAAACGTCTGTCGTCAGTTGCAGGCAAATATGATTATATCATGTTGGATTGTCCGCCCTCGCTGGGACTGATTACCATTAATGCATTAACCTTTGTCAAAGAGGTCTTCATTCCGTTAGAAACGAAGGTACTGGCCCTAAATGGTCTGGTAACCTTGATGAATACCGTACAGGTGGTTAAAGAAAGACTGAATCACAACCTGGAGGTAACTGGTATCATTGCCTGTCGGTTTGATGGTCGGACAAATCTCAGTAACGAGGTGTACAATCAGATTAAAGAACGTTTTACCGAGAAGGTTTTTCATTCCATTATCAGAGAAAATACCCGCCTTGCAGAATGTCCTATCTCCGGAAAACCGATTACCCTGTACGCACCGGATAGTCCGGGCGCCATAGACTACACGAATTTAGCGAAAGAAGTATTGGAAAGAGAGAAAACTACCGTTGATCGGTGAGGTGCAATCTTGCAGCATTGGCAGACGCCTTACTTAGCAGAGGCCCCAATCTATGCTATGAGCTTTTTTCTCATGCTGTGAAAATCGAGGAGTCTAATTTGTCCAATGGTAAATCATGGGAAGACCATAGTGTTTTGGTCTGCACTCATATTTATTTTTTCCGTGTCATTCCGGATTTCTGTGGGAATTGCCAAAGAAAGAATCACGCCGCCATCCAGGACTCATGCCAGTGAAAATACCGTCATCATAATTCGAAGCCAGCGAATTGCGGCTTATAACGAGGCAATTAAGGGTTTCGAGGAAGGCTGTAAAGGGAAAAATATCTCCATAAAGGCAATCTATGATTTAAAAGGGGATATTGAAGAATGTAAAAGGGTTATTCAAACTATCAAAAGCGAAGAACTCAAACCCCGACTTATCTTCGCTGTGGGTGTACTGGCAGCAACCCTCGCAAAAGAGCAATTTACCGATATCCCCATGATATTTTGCATGGTTATTAATCATGAGCGCTTTAATTTAGAGGGGGCTAACGTCACCGGTATTTCTTCAGAGGCATCGTTAGAAGATCAGTTTGCCATTCTCAAAGAGATCCTTGGCACACAGAAGAACGTGGGGGTTATTTATGACCCAACAAAAACCGGGAAAATTATCTCAGAAGCGACTGCCGTGGCGGAGAGATTTGAATTCAATCTTATCAAAACAGAGGTCTTGTCCGAAAAAGAGGTTGCAGCTGCATTAAAAAATAGTATCAAGGGAATTGATGCATTGTGGATAGTGCCTGACGGCACGGTAGTTACAAAAGATTCACTCGATGCGATCTTCAAAAAAACCCTGAAAAATCGTCTGCCGACTTTTTGTACTTCAAGCGCAATTGTTAAGGCAGGCGCCCTGATTTCTATTTCTCCGGATTACCGATACACGGGTCTGCAGGCTGCCCAACTGGCACAAACGTTGTTAAATGCCCCGACGACAACCTCATTAGGTGTTAAACAACCAGATAAATTAACATTAACCTTAAATACCCAAACGGCTGAGATAATTGGGATAAATCTGTCATCGATTAAATCCCGTGATGATATAGTCTTGTATCCATGAATACCTATTAATTTTGAAATCATATGATTGGTATCCGTACAAAACTTATCCTTTTTATGAGTTCGCTGGTAATCATTATTGGCACATTCAGTTGCCTGTTCTTTTTAATTCATGCAAAAAGGCAACAGGAGGAGGCGTTAAAAAGTTTTGGTACCTCCCTTGTGATGCTGCTCGCCCAGGATATCGAAGTCAAACATGCCCTGAGTTACTCACAACATGCATTCCTTGATACCCCTGTCAAAAGGATAAAGGCGCTCGACAGGGAAGGAGAAATTGCTTATTTGCGCATATCAGGCATCCACTCGGTCTTGTCCGAGGAGAAGGCGCCTTGGCTTGACATCGAAATGAAAGAAATTCCCGCCGGAAAAGGTTCTCAAAATCTGGGCATACTACTTACCGATTGCATACTTGCCTCTTCACGGGAGGCATTTTATGATTTTTCTGTGCCTGTTCTCGAAACGGCTTTTTCAGAGGAGGTATTTGCCGCACAGGTGTTGGAAATAATCCCCGTAAAAACAAGGCAATATACCCTGGGTTTTGTGCAAATTGGCTTATCTCCGGATAAATTAAACAAAAGGATTCATAAGATCCTCTGGCGAAGCGTTATCCCGATGGGTTTAATCATAATTTTAGGCGGGAT contains:
- a CDS encoding potassium channel family protein; translated protein: MRQFAVIGLGRFGRKIAETLAKKGAPVIAIDSNQELVEKVSDFVTKSIQMDSTDEKALLAGGIKDVDVAVVSMGEDIESSVLTTALLKNLDIKEIVARACTPLHAQILKMVGATRVVFPEEDMGIRVANSILSPGVLEYIELGADYTLAEIEAKSESIGHSISELDLRTKYGINVLIVKRKIYEAGENREEPIEKEVKVLPTSDYKIQEGDILVVVGSSEDIESFEKHMK
- a CDS encoding TrkH family potassium uptake protein — translated: MSIFTLSPHRLLLIGFLSIITIGSLLLTLPVASASGGSQSFIDALFAATSAISTTGLTVVDVGSFYSLFGQIVILTLIQIGGLGYMIFIVLVMSGLGIRPSLSGKLILQEALTGPPYEEVVRFSKMVISITFAFEFLGAVVLSLFWMKEFSVKHAIYLGVFHSVSAFCTAGFSLFSDNLCAYRDSVIVNITIGVLCIGGSIGFIVIYDIYYAIFGKPKEDEPPKRLLVHTKLVLVMLPTLLITGVFLIFVSEWSTPFPSFKDRFLVSIFHTISASTTTGFNTVATGTMKTMGLTTMILLMYIGASPGGTGGGVKTTTFGLLISSIISVVSMHDELIMFGRHISSKTKDRSFVICAIAVLLIILDVLILSVTENASFMEIVFEAVSAFGTVGLSTGITPSLSITGKMVLSATMLIGRVGPLALGYSIRGKRRPVPIKYPEGVMLVG
- a CDS encoding ABC transporter substrate-binding protein, which gives rise to MVNHGKTIVFWSALIFIFSVSFRISVGIAKERITPPSRTHASENTVIIIRSQRIAAYNEAIKGFEEGCKGKNISIKAIYDLKGDIEECKRVIQTIKSEELKPRLIFAVGVLAATLAKEQFTDIPMIFCMVINHERFNLEGANVTGISSEASLEDQFAILKEILGTQKNVGVIYDPTKTGKIISEATAVAERFEFNLIKTEVLSEKEVAAALKNSIKGIDALWIVPDGTVVTKDSLDAIFKKTLKNRLPTFCTSSAIVKAGALISISPDYRYTGLQAAQLAQTLLNAPTTTSLGVKQPDKLTLTLNTQTAEIIGINLSSIKSRDDIVLYP
- a CDS encoding ParA family protein; the protein is MRSIALTNQKGGVAKTTTTVNLGACLAQMGKRVLLVDLDPQGNLSSWLGLDIHSLERSMYNVFLEEVYFEEILTKTCVENMTLAPANVALAGVERILAHEKGRDLILRKRLSSVAGKYDYIMLDCPPSLGLITINALTFVKEVFIPLETKVLALNGLVTLMNTVQVVKERLNHNLEVTGIIACRFDGRTNLSNEVYNQIKERFTEKVFHSIIRENTRLAECPISGKPITLYAPDSPGAIDYTNLAKEVLEREKTTVDR